The genomic segment TGTTAACCATCCGCTGTGGGTAGCGCGAATCAAAGCGCTGGCGCCGGACGTGATATTTTCCTTTTATTATCGCCAGCTGCTTTGCCAGGAGATTGTGAGCCTGCCGACGGTGGGCGCATTCAATCTGCACGGTTCGCTGCTGCCGCGCTATCGCGGCCGCTCGCCCCTGAACTGGGTGCTGGTCAACGGCGAAGAGGAAACCGGCGTGACCCTGCATCGCATGACGGCGCGGGTCGATGCCGGCAACATCCTGGCGCAGCGCGGCGTGGCGATTACGCCGCAGGACGATGCGCCGTCGCTGCATCGCAAACTGTGCGAGGCGGCGGCAGCTGTGCTGGAGAGCATTTTGCCGGCCATCCGTGAACAACGATTTAGCGAAACGCCCCAGGACGATAGCGCCGCCAGCTATGTGGGCCGCCGTACGCCGGAAGACGGCCGCCTGGACTGGTGTCAGCCCGCCGCGACCCTCGCCAATCTGGTGCGCGCGGTGACCGATCCCTGGCCGGGTGCCTTCAGCTATGCCGGCGGAGAAAAATTTATTGTCTGGAAGGCGCAAGTGCGTCCGAACAGCGACGCCGCACAGCCCGGCACCGTTTTGTCCGTTGATCCGCTGGTTATCGCCTGCGGCAGCGATGCGCTGGAGATTCAAACCGGCCAGAGCCAGCAAGGGGTGTATATGCAGGGCGGCCAGTTGGCCCAGGCGTTGGGGCTGGTCAATGGCGCTCTGCTGAATCCGTGCCCGCTGGTCAGCCATAAGCGCCGTACCCGCGTGCTTATCCTGGGGGTGAACGGCTTCATCGGCAACCATTTGACCGAACGTCTGCTGCGCGACGGCAATTATGAAATCTACGGTTTGGATATCGGCACCGATGCGATAAGCCGTTTTATGGTGAACCCGCTGTTTCATTTCGTCGAGGGCGATATCAGCATTCATTCGGAGTGGATCGAATATCACATCAAAAAATGCGATGCCGTTCTGCCGCTGGTGGCGATCGCCACGCCTATTGAATATACGCGCAATCCGCTGCGGGTGTTTGAACTCGACTTCGAGGAAAACCTGAAAATTATTCGTCATTGCGTCAAATACCAAAAACGCATCATTTTCCCGTCGACGTCCGAAGTCTACGGTATGTGTACCGACCCGGTGTTCGACGAAGACGATTCCAGCTTGATTGTCGGGCCTATCAATAAGCAGCGCTGGATTTATTCGGTGTCGAAACAGCTGCTGGACCGCGTCCTGTGGGCATACGGTGAAAAAGAAGGGCTGCGTTTCACGCTATTTCGTCCCTTTAACTGGATGGGGCCGCGGCTGGATAATCTGAATGCGGCGCGTATCGGCAGCTCGCGCGCCATTACTCAGCTGATCCTGAATCTGGTGGAGGGATCGCCGATCAAATTAGTGGACGGCGGCGCGCAGAAACGCTGCTTTACCGATATCAGCGACGGTATCGAGGCGCTGTTCCGCATCATTGAGAACAAGGACCAAAATTGCGACGGCCAGATAATTAATATCGGCAACCCGGACAACGAAGCCAACATCCGGCAGTTGGCGGAATTGCTGCTGGCAAGTTTCGAGCGCCATCCGCTGCGCCAGCATTTCCCGCCGTTCGCCGGTTTCCGCGATGTGGAAAGCAGTAGTTATTACGGCAAAGGCTATCAGGATGTCGAGCACCGCAAGCCGAGCATTCGTAACGCCAAGCGCCTCCTGGACTGGGC from the Candidatus Sodalis pierantonius str. SOPE genome contains:
- the arnA gene encoding bifunctional UDP-4-amino-4-deoxy-L-arabinose formyltransferase/UDP-glucuronic acid oxidase ArnA, coding for MKAVIFAYHDMGCVGVTALIKAGFTIEAIITHPDAPTEKPFFGSVARIATEHGIPVFAPDDVNHPLWVARIKALAPDVIFSFYYRQLLCQEIVSLPTVGAFNLHGSLLPRYRGRSPLNWVLVNGEEETGVTLHRMTARVDAGNILAQRGVAITPQDDAPSLHRKLCEAAAAVLESILPAIREQRFSETPQDDSAASYVGRRTPEDGRLDWCQPAATLANLVRAVTDPWPGAFSYAGGEKFIVWKAQVRPNSDAAQPGTVLSVDPLVIACGSDALEIQTGQSQQGVYMQGGQLAQALGLVNGALLNPCPLVSHKRRTRVLILGVNGFIGNHLTERLLRDGNYEIYGLDIGTDAISRFMVNPLFHFVEGDISIHSEWIEYHIKKCDAVLPLVAIATPIEYTRNPLRVFELDFEENLKIIRHCVKYQKRIIFPSTSEVYGMCTDPVFDEDDSSLIVGPINKQRWIYSVSKQLLDRVLWAYGEKEGLRFTLFRPFNWMGPRLDNLNAARIGSSRAITQLILNLVEGSPIKLVDGGAQKRCFTDISDGIEALFRIIENKDQNCDGQIINIGNPDNEANIRQLAELLLASFERHPLRQHFPPFAGFRDVESSSYYGKGYQDVEHRKPSIRNAKRLLDWAPTVPMAQTIDETLDFFLQTIDLQDAPQ